In the genome of Thermodesulfovibrio thiophilus DSM 17215, the window AATAAGCGTAAGAACAATAAGTTTGAATAATTTAAAACAAGAACTTTATGCCTTCATGGAAGTATACAATGATGCATGGAATGAAAACTGGGGATTTATACCTATAACAAAGGAAGAAATTGATTATATGGCTGAAAAACTAAAACCCATAGCCCTAACAGAACTTGTAATTGTTGCTGAAAAAAATGGAGAACCTGCTGGTTTTTTTGGTGCTATACCTGATTTTAACGAGGTTTTGAGAAAAATCAGAGGCAGACTGACTCCTTTAGCAATAATTAAGGCATTGCATTATAGAAGAAAAATTCAATCGATGAGACTTCTTCTTTTTGGTGTAAAAAAAGCATTCAGACACAAAGGTGTGGAGTCAATCATGCTAAGGGAAGCTTTTAAGGGTGCTTTAAAATATGGATTTAAAAATATTGAATTTTCATGGATTCTTGAAGACAATTACGAAACAATTAATCTCACACAAATAATAAATGCTAAACGTTATAAAATTTTAAGAATTTATGAAAAAAATATTGATTAATACTTAAAAATAATATTACTGAGATATTAAAAGACTTAATTGAATGTCTAATATAAGTTTGTCCATATCAACTGTATGATTATGATAATGAATAAAAACATTTGTCACAGAACATGAAGTTCAATTATTCTGTTAATGAAGTACCCACTTTAAATATCTTAATTTTAAATGGGCTGCAGTGGTTTGTTCTGGTAATGCCGGTTATTATAATGGTTGGTAAAATTATAGGAGTTACTTTTCTATTAAACTCAAATGAAGAAGTTTTATATATACAAAAGCTTTCATTTATTGTTTCACTGTCGCTCTTTTTGCAGATATTGTTTGGACATTCATTACCTATTCTATCAGGACCTGCTACTGTACTTCTTGTTGGGCTCATTGCTTCTAAGTCATACAATCCAACATCTCTATATACAGCTCTTTTGATAGGCGGTTTTTTCGTATGTTTACTCGGGCTTTTAAATATTACAAAAAAAATTATCTTATATTTTACAAAAAATATTATTTCTGTTGTTCTAATTCTTATTGCATTTACAATGTTACCAGCTATTTCAAATATGATTGTTAAACCAACAGGCATCCCTGCAGGTATAAATTTAATAATTGCAATATTAATAATTCTTCTTCTTTTTATTTTCGAAAAAATTCTTAAAGGATTCTGGAAAACTTCATTAATACTGTGGGCTATGATATTTGGCACAGTAATATATATATTTGTCTTTGGAGGAAGTCCATATTCATACGAGGTGAGAGAAGTTTCACTATTTTCAAATTATTTTAAAGATTTTTTGCCTTTCTTTGATTTTGATGCGGGGCTGGTTTTAACTTTTATAATCTGCTATGTTGCACTTGTTATAAACGATGTGGGGTCAATGCAGTCAGTAAGCTCTTTTGTTGGTACCGGAAATGACTGGAAACCTATAAAAAGAGGTATATTTGTAACAGGTATCACTAATATTTTAGCTTCTTTTATATGCACTACAGGAGTGGTAAATTTTTCTTACAGTCCGGGTGTTCTTTTAATAACAAAATGTGCTTCTAAATATGTGCTCCTTTTTACAGCGCTTTTGCTGTTTATATTATCTTTCTCGCCTTATCTTTTAGAGTTTGCAAACATGGTTCCGCATTTACTCATAGGTTCTATATTTTTTTATGTTATGACATCGCAGATTTCAACAGGACTTTCCATGCTCTATGCTAATGGAGAGTTTAAATACACAGATGGAATAATTGTAGGTTGCTCTGTACTGCTTGGAACAGTAATTACAAATCTGCCGATTGATGTTACTGCGAGTCTGCCAGGTTTGTTAAAACCTCTTTTGGGAAATGGTTTTGTTATGGGAATTCTGTTTGCTTTTATTTTAGAACATATAATATATAACAAAAAAAATCAATCTTAAAAGTGCGGATTTCTCTAAAAATGGTAATACTCCCAGTTTCTACTCAGATAAAAGAATCCTTGAGATAGATCATGTTATAGAATCTAAGCAATCCTTAAAAATTGATTTCTGCTTTATACTGTCAGTTTCTCAGTAATTTTGCACTTTGAAGTTATTTAATTATTTAAAGTTTAATTAACTTTAAGATTGAGTATTTGCACAATGTTTTTATAAAAAATTTGTTCTTTATCAGCATCAGATATTAAAGCAGAATTAATGGAACATATTGTTTCATTTGTGAAATTATAGCCACCATTTTCATCAAATGGCACATCTGTTCCAAAAAGCACATGATCTATACCAAAAAACATATAGGCATTTTGAATAAGCAGCGGTTCAAATCCTTGAGTTGCTGTATCTACATAAAAATTTTTAAAATGCTCAATAAAAGGCTCTGTTATCGTGGTAGTGCTCTTAAATGCTTCAAGGTTTTTGAAGAGTCTAAAGCCGGCATTAAGACGCTTTGAAAATAATCCGATTAGTGCGCCGTGATGGTGTATTATAAATTTTATTCCTTTATATTTTTCAAATGCGCCAGAAAGTGTTAATCTTATCATAGCAGTACTTGAATCCATAAGCCATCCTATTGATTGCCAGATACCATATTTTGACATGGATTCATTTATATAATCGCTGTAAGTTATTGGTCTTGAAGGATGAAGCCATACAGGAACATTATCTTGAACTGCCTTTTTAAAAAGACTATCATATACAGAATCATCTATTGGTCTTACAGTCGGACCTACCACAAGGTAAATACCTTTGAATTTTAAGTTATATATAACTCTTTCATATTCAGCTAACATTATATCTATATTGGTTGTAGGAATAACAGCTACAGGAATGAATTTATCAGAATATTTATTAACCAGATTTGCTAATTCATTGTTTAATATCTTAGCTGCTTCATGTGCTTTAACAGAATCCTCATAAACCTCTTTAACTGATTCAATCCATGGTAAAGGAATAATAACATGTTTATCAACCTGGTATTTTTCCATCAAAGCTAAACGACTATCAACATCAAGCATGGTTTTTAAATACCTGAATAGAGTTCCATAGCTAAATGGAGTTTTGGAATTGCGCTCTAAATATTTCAAGTAAGTTTCAAATGAAAAATGGGTATAACAATCAATTTTCATTTTATCCTTCTACTGAAATTCTAAAACATAAAGAAAAGATTGTCAATATAGAAATAAGTTCATCTAAATTAAGGAAATAATGAGTTGATTCATCAAGATTTTTGATTGAATTAATAAATTAAACACTAATAATTATAGTTAACTTTATTTATCTGCTCTCCGTATAAAGCAGCTCCAAAAGCTCCAAGATATGGGCAAAAACTGTCGATTATAAGGTTTTTCCTCAGTCTGTTTTCTATAATTTTTTTTAGAAGACTGTTTGCAAAACATCCTCCAGCAAACACTATATCCTCTTCAACTGATATTTTATTTAGCATGCCTATAACTCTGTTTGCAATAGCCTTATTTATTGCAACAGCTATCTCTTCTCTTTTGAAACCACTCGCTATCATTGATACTACTTCAGATTCAGCAAATACAGTACACATACTGCTTATCTGTAGAGAACTGTTAAGGTCAAACTCTAAAGTATTAAACTCATCAATTGAATATTCAAGTGCCTGAGCCATTATTTCTAAAAATCTTCCTGTTCCAGCGGCACATCGGTCATTCATCTCAAATTTTTTTATTAGTCCATTTTCATCAATATTTATTACATTTGTATCCTGTCCTCCTATATCAAGTATTGTTCTACAGAAAGGAAAATAAGATTTACATCCCATTGCAAAGGCTTTAATCTCTGTTATAGTTGGTATGTTTTTGTCAAACCCTCCTCTTTTTGAAAAATTATAAAGAAAGGAATTTGCAAAATTCAAATAGATTATATTGATAAATATTTTTTGAAGTATCGAAAAATTCTATACTTATAATTTTTGAAAACTTTAAAATAGAAACATCTTAAGAGGTATAGCAGTTATAACACATTATCTAAATTTTTACTATTAAGATTTGTTAAAAAAGAACAGTATTTTTTCTTTAGTTTTGAAGGAATCAGAAGATGAGCCGTACAGGATTCGAACCTGTGACCCGCTGATTAAGAGTCAGCTGCTCTACCAGCTGAGCTAACGGCCCACAACACTAGGATACAAAAAATCATGCTAACAGGTCAAATATCCGAAATTCTTAGATTAAAATGAAAACTTTCTAAATCATATGCTATAATTATTGTTGAATTTTATATAAACAGGAGGCATAGAAATGAAAATTTACCACGATATCGACGCTAATATCGATGTGTTGAAAGGTAAAAAAATTGCTATCATTGGGTATGGAAGTCAGGGACATGCCCATGCAAATAACTTAAAAGACAGTGGATTTGATGTTATCATTGGATTAAGAAAAGGAAAAAGCTGGCAAAAGGCTGAAAATGCAGGATTCAGTGTCATGAATGTTTCGGATGCTTCAAAAATAGCTGATATTATAATGATTCTCACGCCTGATGAGCTTCAAGCAGACCTCTACAAAAACGAAATTGAACCAAATATTAAAAAAGGAGCATTTCTTGCATTTGCTCATGGTTTCAGTATCCATTTTGGCCAGATTGTTCCATCTCAGGATATAAACGTTTTTATGGTTGCTCCTAAAGGTCCTGGACATCTTGTAAGAAGTGAGTATTTAAAAGGGATGGGTGTTCCATGCCTTATGGCGGTTTATCAAGACCCATCAGGCATAACAAAAGATGTTGCACTTGCCTATGCTGTTGGAATCGGTGGAGGTAGAGCTGGAATTATTGAAACAACATTCAAGGATGAAACAGAAACTGACCTTTTTGGAGAACAGACTGTATTGTGTGGAGGATTAAGTGCTCTTATCACTGCAGCCTTTGAAACTCTTGTTGAAGCTGGATATCCGCCAGAACTTGCTTATTTTGAATGCCTTCATGAAGTTAAATTGATTGCTGATTTAATATATGAAGGTGGTATCTCAACAATGCGTTATTCAGTAAGCAATACAGCTCAATATGGAGATTTAACAAGAGGTCCAAGAGTTATAAATGACTCAGTAAAAGCTGAAATGCGAAAAATTCTTCAAGAGATCCAGAATGGAACCTTTGCAAAAGAGTGGATTCTTGAATGCAAAGTCGGTAAACCTTCATTCAATGCCCTTACCAGAAAAGATGAAGAGCATCTCATTGAAAAAGTTGGTGAAAAACTAAGAGATATGATGCCATGGTTGAAAACATCAAAACTGGTAGATAAGTCAAAGGCATGATAAGAAAAGAAGTAATACCTTATTTTGTTGGTGGGTTATTTGTTAGCTCTTTTTTCTATCTAATATGGCTTGAACCTCTTGCAATTGCATCTCTCATATTGTGTGTTTTTTTTCTTTATTTCTTCCGTGACCCTGAGAGAATTCCTCCAGCAGATCCCTATGCAGTAGTTGCTCCAGCAGATGGAAAAATAATTACTGTAAGAAAAAGTAGTGAAAGCCTCTGTTCTTCTGAACATACCGAAATCAGCATATTCATGTCAGCTTTTAATGTGCATGTAAATAGAAGCCCATTTGATGGTATTGTTAAAGAAATAACTCACATACCTGGAAAATTCTTCTCAGCTTTTAAAGAAAAAGCATACAGAGAAAATGAATATATAAAATTAACCTTAGAAACTCCTTATGGAAACATAGTTTTAAGACAGGTAGCAGGATATATTGCAAGAAGAGCCGTTTGTTGGGTAAAAGAAGGAGAAAGTCTTAAAAAAGGACAAAGATTCGGAATGATTAAATTCAGTTCCCGTGTTGATATCTGCCTGCCAGCCAATTTTAAAGTAACAGTGAAAGAAGGAGATAAAGTTAAAGCCGGTAAAACAATAATTGCATCAGTAAATAAATGATACAATCAAGAAAAAAGA includes:
- a CDS encoding phosphatidylserine decarboxylase family protein; protein product: MIRKEVIPYFVGGLFVSSFFYLIWLEPLAIASLILCVFFLYFFRDPERIPPADPYAVVAPADGKIITVRKSSESLCSSEHTEISIFMSAFNVHVNRSPFDGIVKEITHIPGKFFSAFKEKAYRENEYIKLTLETPYGNIVLRQVAGYIARRAVCWVKEGESLKKGQRFGMIKFSSRVDICLPANFKVTVKEGDKVKAGKTIIASVNK
- the ilvC gene encoding ketol-acid reductoisomerase, with translation MKIYHDIDANIDVLKGKKIAIIGYGSQGHAHANNLKDSGFDVIIGLRKGKSWQKAENAGFSVMNVSDASKIADIIMILTPDELQADLYKNEIEPNIKKGAFLAFAHGFSIHFGQIVPSQDINVFMVAPKGPGHLVRSEYLKGMGVPCLMAVYQDPSGITKDVALAYAVGIGGGRAGIIETTFKDETETDLFGEQTVLCGGLSALITAAFETLVEAGYPPELAYFECLHEVKLIADLIYEGGISTMRYSVSNTAQYGDLTRGPRVINDSVKAEMRKILQEIQNGTFAKEWILECKVGKPSFNALTRKDEEHLIEKVGEKLRDMMPWLKTSKLVDKSKA
- a CDS encoding acyl-CoA dehydratase activase, encoding MNFANSFLYNFSKRGGFDKNIPTITEIKAFAMGCKSYFPFCRTILDIGGQDTNVINIDENGLIKKFEMNDRCAAGTGRFLEIMAQALEYSIDEFNTLEFDLNSSLQISSMCTVFAESEVVSMIASGFKREEIAVAINKAIANRVIGMLNKISVEEDIVFAGGCFANSLLKKIIENRLRKNLIIDSFCPYLGAFGAALYGEQINKVNYNY
- a CDS encoding amidohydrolase family protein translates to MKIDCYTHFSFETYLKYLERNSKTPFSYGTLFRYLKTMLDVDSRLALMEKYQVDKHVIIPLPWIESVKEVYEDSVKAHEAAKILNNELANLVNKYSDKFIPVAVIPTTNIDIMLAEYERVIYNLKFKGIYLVVGPTVRPIDDSVYDSLFKKAVQDNVPVWLHPSRPITYSDYINESMSKYGIWQSIGWLMDSSTAMIRLTLSGAFEKYKGIKFIIHHHGALIGLFSKRLNAGFRLFKNLEAFKSTTTITEPFIEHFKNFYVDTATQGFEPLLIQNAYMFFGIDHVLFGTDVPFDENGGYNFTNETICSINSALISDADKEQIFYKNIVQILNLKVN
- a CDS encoding solute carrier family 23 protein, yielding MKFNYSVNEVPTLNILILNGLQWFVLVMPVIIMVGKIIGVTFLLNSNEEVLYIQKLSFIVSLSLFLQILFGHSLPILSGPATVLLVGLIASKSYNPTSLYTALLIGGFFVCLLGLLNITKKIILYFTKNIISVVLILIAFTMLPAISNMIVKPTGIPAGINLIIAILIILLLFIFEKILKGFWKTSLILWAMIFGTVIYIFVFGGSPYSYEVREVSLFSNYFKDFLPFFDFDAGLVLTFIICYVALVINDVGSMQSVSSFVGTGNDWKPIKRGIFVTGITNILASFICTTGVVNFSYSPGVLLITKCASKYVLLFTALLLFILSFSPYLLEFANMVPHLLIGSIFFYVMTSQISTGLSMLYANGEFKYTDGIIVGCSVLLGTVITNLPIDVTASLPGLLKPLLGNGFVMGILFAFILEHIIYNKKNQS